The Sulfolobus sp. A20 genomic interval ACTGGTCAGAGTCCATGTTAAGCACGAACTCCCCAGTGGCGTTCAAAGCACCTATTATCCTAGCCCTCAGCCTATTACTCTTCTGCCTTACTACAGTGGCGTACTTCTCAGCTACCTCTGCAGTACCATTAGTAGAGAAGGAGTAGACTACTATAACCTCTATAGGGACTGTCTGTTCCTTAAGAGACCTCAAAGCAGTCTCTATAGTTTTAGCGGAGTTGAAAGTCGGTATCACGACACTAACTCTCATACTAACACTTTTTTATTAACATCTATACTTAAAAAATATGTGGACAAGAAGTTAACGGTTGTACTAAGGGTCTTATGGAACGGCGGAGTCGCTAGGATGGCAGTTGAGGAGGCAAGAAGGTTAGGGAAACTGTTTGTACTAAGGGAAAGTTTCCACGATTATGGCTTGACTGATGTAAAAGTTGAGATTGTAAGGAAAGGACATGGTAAGTTAACTCCCATATTTTGGGCTATAACCTCATTGTACGCGAAGGGAAGGGGGAAAGAGGCAACTGTTGACTTGGACTTGATCCTTACGAAATGGCTAAAAGTCTCACCCCCAGCCTTATACCACGACCAGTTTGCTGGTATCATGGGCTACTTGAACAAGGTGTTTAGGGGTCAAGACTACGCCCTGTACCTCCACGAGACCAACTTAAGGGCAAAAGGGGTGAAGTGGTACTTTCCAAGGTTGTTGGACAGGGAAGTGATGTCAAAGGCTAAGGTCGTCTTTACCAACAGCAAGGAGAACCAAAAGGTATTGGCTGAGTACGGCTTCTCCTCTGTTGTAGTTTACCCAGGCTGTTACCCTAGAGATGGAAAAAAGGAGAGAGAGCCCATAGTTTTGGCTGTCTCGATGTGGGATAAGGGGAGGTTTCCAGAGTGGTATGGAGAAGTCGCTAAGAGGTTAAAAAGGGGGAAGTTGATCATGGCTGGCTCTTGGGCTGTAAAGGAGGAGAAGGAGAGGTTCAAAAAGGAGTACCCACAAGTAGCGGTGACAGGAAGGTTGAGCGAGGAAAAACTTCAAGAGCTTTATGACAGGGCTTCTATTGTCTTACGTTTTGGCTTTAATGAGTTGGGTCCAGGTATGGGGATCATAGAGGGGATATGTAATGGTTTGATCCCTATAGTAAATGAGGGCTTAGGCTCTAAAGAGCTCATAGTTAATGACGTCAACGGTTACGTAGTTAAGGACTATGAGGAGGCAGCTGAGAAGATAAACTACCTGTTTGAAAATGATGATAGGCTGAACAAGATGAGGGAGGAGTTGAGGAGTTTGGCGGACGATCTCTCATGGGACAACCACGCTAGGAAGATAAGGGAGGAGCTAGAGAAGGTTGGAATGT includes:
- a CDS encoding glycosyltransferase family 2 protein — encoded protein: MRVSVVIPTFNSAKTIETALRSLKEQTVPIEVIVVYSFSTNGTAEVAEKYATVVRQKSNRLRARIIGALNATGEFVLNMDSDQFLARGGSRV
- a CDS encoding glycosyltransferase family 4 protein, giving the protein MAVEEARRLGKLFVLRESFHDYGLTDVKVEIVRKGHGKLTPIFWAITSLYAKGRGKEATVDLDLILTKWLKVSPPALYHDQFAGIMGYLNKVFRGQDYALYLHETNLRAKGVKWYFPRLLDREVMSKAKVVFTNSKENQKVLAEYGFSSVVVYPGCYPRDGKKEREPIVLAVSMWDKGRFPEWYGEVAKRLKRGKLIMAGSWAVKEEKERFKKEYPQVAVTGRLSEEKLQELYDRASIVLRFGFNELGPGMGIIEGICNGLIPIVNEGLGSKELIVNDVNGYVVKDYEEAAEKINYLFENDDRLNKMREELRSLADDLSWDNHARKIREELEKVGML